The Phoenix dactylifera cultivar Barhee BC4 chromosome 17, palm_55x_up_171113_PBpolish2nd_filt_p, whole genome shotgun sequence genome contains a region encoding:
- the LOC103699436 gene encoding receptor kinase-like protein Xa21, translating into MLLEGHPKPPPSYIVHCFPFDLQVAHMGYLSNSQRACSWWSSLMRATLLLLCPFVLSSPQSPAITTSTATSLVGNNSKNVSDHLALISFKSNIYDDPYGALSSWDNKSLHFCQWQGVTCGGHHPERVIALDLPSLGLSGTLSPSIANLTFLRRLSLQENKLEGSIPQELGHLHRLRLLNLSVNSLEGQIPSSLGYCRHLSWIDLLGNNLNGQVPHELGLLPQLIGLILRSNNLTGAMPTSLANLSSLDNLDLSHNSITGGIPPWLGNLSSVTMLFLGFNPLSGGIPSSLCRPSSLSILEVVANQLSGMIPPCLYNLSSIRVFDVGLNNLSGTIPSDIGSTLPHLEKLYMLYNQLTGIIPSSLSNASGLYSIQFQMNNFHGKIPHNLGTLQNLSVLALWWNQLVAKDADDWSFLTALTNCSKMTVLHIGENYLAGVLPNSISNLSTDMRLLLFENNQISGSLPSDIGNLKNLAVLYMDANLLTGNIPASLGYLKALHQLDMSLNSFSGQIPPSLGNISQLNQLYLEGNILNGTIPTHLGNCKNLQSLDLSHNQLTGPIPIQILGLSSLSELLDLSHNVLHGFLPSKIGNLTNVNNLNVSENRLYGKIPDSIGECVVLANLNMGGNFFEGVIPTSLGNLKGLQFLDLSSNNLSGRIPEYLQKFHSLQFLNLSFNNLEGEVPLGGVFANMSTFSLIGNRNICGGIHELHLSPCLSTQPHGKKHKAAILVVIIAVASGVLGVTLILFFVLLYRTRKTRMRRSSMAAIRTEHVRVSYAELVRATDGFSSANLIGVGSFGSVYKGVMDWDDIKMVAVKILNLQQQGASRSFIAECEALRSIRHRNLVKIITACSSVDFRGNDFKALVLEFMENGSLERWLHPEANEQCPMRNLNLEQRVSIAIDVASALDYVHHHIPVPIVHCDLKPSNILLDGDMTARVSDFGLAKFLSESTNSFSVSASLAAIKGSVGYIAPEYGLGSQVSTQGDMYSYGILLLEMFTGRRPTDEAFNESLDLHRFVEMAFPTQIMNIVDPQLIREEEYESIDDIQQRCAKQVRIQECLISVINIGLQCSSKLPKERMHPGDIVKKMTAARQILGRV; encoded by the exons ATGCTCTTGGAAGGTCATCCAAAGCCTCCACCAAGCTATATTGTTCATTGTTTTCCTTTCGACCTCCAAGTTGCGCACATGGGATATCTCTCCAACTCACAGAGGGCATGCTCTTGGTGGTCCTCTCTCATGCGTGCAACTCTTCTACTCTTGTgtccttttgtgctctcatctccCCAATCTCCTGCTATTACCACCAGCACTGCAACCTCTTTGGTGGGGAACAACAGCAAAAACGTAAGCGACCACTtggctctcatttcattcaagtCCAATATATATGATGATCCATATGGGGCTCTGTCCTCTTGGGACAACAAGTCGCTTCATTTCTGCCAGTGGCAAGGCGTCACCTGTGGTGGTCATCACCCTGAAAGGGTCATTGCTCTGGACTTACCCTCCCTGGGCCTGTCCGGCACCTTATCACCATCCATAGCCAACCTCACCTTCCTCAGAAGACTGAGTCTCCAAGAGAACAAACTCGAAGGATCCATCCCTCAAGAGCTTGGCCATTTGCATCGACTGCGACTTCTCAACCTAAGCGTGAATTCTCTAGAAGGACAAATTCCATCCAGTCTTGGCTACTGCAGACATCTGAGTTGGATCGACTTACTCGGCAACAATCTCAACGGACAAGTGCCCCATGAGTTGGGATTACTTCCTCAGCTCATCGGCTTGATCCTCCGATCGAATAATCTTACGGGAGCCATGCCAACATCTTTGGCCAACCTCTCCTCTTTGGACAACCTCGACTTGTCGCACAACAGTATTACGGGCGGCATCCCACCTTGGCTAGGGAACCTGTCCTCTGTCACCATGCTTTTTCTTGGATTCAACCCTCTGTCAGGAGGCATTCCATCTTCATTATGCCGTCCATCCTCTCTTTCTATACTCGAAGTAGTAGCCAACCAGTTATCAGGCATGATTCCTCCCTGTCTCTACAATCTCTCGAGCATCCGTGTCTTCGATGTGGGGTTGAACAATCTCAGTGGGACCATCCCATCTGACATAGGTAGTACTCTTCCCCACCTCGAAAAGCTCTACATGCTCTACAATCAGCTCACTGGAATTATCCCTTCTTCATTATCTAATGCTTCTGGACTGTACAGCATTCAGTTCCAAATGAACAATTTCCATGGAAAAATCCCTCATAACCTTGGAACCTTACAGAACTTGTCAGTCCTGGCACTTTGGTGGAACCAACTAGTAGCCAAGGATGCCGATGATTGGAGCTTCCTCACTGCTCTAACCAACTGCAGCAAAATGACAGTACTACATATCGGCGAAAATTACCTCGCTGGTGTCTTACCCAACTCCATATCCAACCTCTCCACAGATATGCGGCTACTTTTGTTTGAGAATAACCAGATATCTGGAAGCCTGCCTTCAGATATAGGGAATCTGAAAAACCTGGCTGTACTTTACATGGATGCAAACCTTCTCACAGGTAATATTCCTGCCTCTCTTGGATATCTTAAAGCACTGCATCAGCTCGATATGTCTCTAAACTCTTTCTCCGGCCAAATTCCACCTTCACTGGGAAACATTAGTCAGTTGAATCAACTCTATCTGGAAGGAAACATATTGAATGGAACCATTCCAACCCACCTTGGAAACTGCAAGAACTTGCAGTCACTAGATCTCTCCCACAATCAGCTTACAGGCCCTATACCCATACAGATTCTTGGCCTATCTTCCCTATCTGAACTCCTAGACCTATCACACAACGTATTACATGGGTTCTTACCTTCAAAAATTGGCAACTTGACAAATGTCAATAACCTCAATGTTTCCGAGAACAGACTGTATGGCAAAATCCCTGATAGCATCGGCGAATGCGTGGTCCTCGCAAACCTTAATATGGGCGGTAATTTTTTTGAGGGGGTCATCCCGACATCGTTGGGCAATCTAAAAGGCCTTCAATTTCTGGACCTCTCAAGCAACAACCTGTCCGGGCGTATACCAGAATATCTCCAAAAGTTTCACTCACTCCAGTTTCTGAATCTCTCTTTCAACAACCTTGAAGGCGAGGTTCCGCTAGGTGGGGTCTTCGCAAATATGAGCACATTTTCACTTATTGGAAATCGAAATATCTGTGGTGGAATCCATGAACTGCACCTGTCACCCTGCCTCTCTACCCAACCCCATGGGAAAAAACACAAAGCTGCTATCTTGGTGGTGATCATCGCAGTTGCCAGTGGTGTTCTAGGTGTCACTTTGATTCTCTTCTTTGTGTTACTTTACCGAACTCGAAAGACAAGAATGAGACGTTCATCAATGGCAGCCATAAGAACAGAACATGTTAGAGTCTCATACGCCGAATTGGTCAGAGCAACTGATGGGTTCTCTTCAGCAAATCTGATTGGTGTTGGGAGTTTCGGTTCTGTATATAAAGGGGTCATGGATTGGGATGATATAAAGATGGTTGCTGTAAAGATACTGAACCTTCAGCAGCAGGGGGCTTCAAGGAGTTTCATAGCTGAATGTGAGGCCTTGAGAAGCATCCGACACCGGAACCTGGTCAAAATCATAACTGCATGCTCTAGTGTTGATTTTAGAGGTAATGATTTCAAAGCATTGGTTCTTGAATTTATGGAGAATGGAAGCTTGGAACGATGGCTGCATCCGGAAGCGAATGAGCAATGCCCGATGAGGAATTTGAATTTAGAACAGAGAGTGAGCATAGCCATCGACGTGGCTTCTGCACTGGATTACGTTCATCATCACATCCCAGTGCCAATCGTGCATTGTGATCTCAAGCCGAGCAATATTCTTCTGGACGGCGACATGACTGCCCGTGTAAGTGATTTCGGGCTGGCGAAGTTTCTTTCTGAATCTACTAATTCATTCTCCGTATCTGCTAGCTTGGCGGCGATAAAAGGATCGGTTGGATACATCGCTCCAG AGTACGGTTTGGGAAGCCAAGTATCGACTCAAGGAGATATGTACAGCTATGGAATACTTCTCTTGGAGATGTTTACGGGAAGGAGACCCACTGATGAAGCCTTCAATGAGAGCCTAGATCTTCATCGATTTGTTGAGATGGCTTTTCCTACTCAAATTATGAACATCGTAGATCCGCAGTTGATACGAGAGGAAGAGTATGAAAGTATCGATGACATACAACAAAGGTGCGCTAAACAAGTCAGGATACAAGAGTGCTTAATTTCAGTGATCAACATTGGGCTACAATGTTCCAGCAAATTACCCAAAGAACGAATGCATCCGGGAGATATTGTTAAAAAAATGACTGCAGCGAGGCAGATACTTGGCAGGGTCTAA